The Nodularia sp. LEGE 06071 genome has a segment encoding these proteins:
- a CDS encoding phosphoribulokinase, giving the protein MGRPIILGIVGDSAAGKTTLTRGIAQVLGPENVTLICTDDYHSYDRQQRAEIGITALHPDCNHLDIMQQHLSLLRTGQPILKPVYSHKTGMFEAPQYIKPNKFVIIEGLLGYSTRAARESYDVKVYLAPPEKLRAEWKVKRDTQKRGYTEEQVLAELEKREPDSANYIRPQRQWSDIVVSFYPGNEEDEDNQGDLNVRLVLRPTIPHPDFTPILNLTNGSSESAIRLGLDRDMSKPVDVLEVDGHATLEQVNKLEHILCSDMPYLLNVCDRESNPELGKIAGTTGETLQSYPLALTQLIITYHMLKATQMYQ; this is encoded by the coding sequence ATGGGTCGTCCAATAATTTTGGGAATTGTCGGTGATAGCGCCGCAGGGAAAACAACACTGACTAGGGGAATTGCTCAGGTACTAGGGCCAGAAAATGTGACGCTCATCTGTACCGATGATTATCACAGTTATGATCGTCAACAACGTGCAGAAATTGGGATCACTGCCCTTCACCCTGATTGTAATCATTTAGATATCATGCAGCAGCACCTATCGCTGTTACGCACAGGACAGCCGATTCTCAAACCCGTTTATAGCCACAAAACAGGTATGTTTGAGGCTCCACAATATATTAAGCCGAATAAATTCGTCATAATTGAAGGTTTACTTGGTTATTCTACCCGTGCAGCCCGTGAGTCCTACGATGTGAAAGTTTACCTTGCACCTCCTGAAAAACTACGCGCTGAGTGGAAAGTAAAGCGGGATACTCAAAAACGGGGCTATACTGAAGAACAAGTATTGGCAGAACTAGAAAAGCGTGAACCAGACTCAGCAAATTATATTCGTCCCCAACGTCAATGGTCGGATATAGTGGTGAGTTTTTATCCCGGTAATGAAGAAGACGAGGACAATCAGGGAGATTTAAATGTGCGGTTGGTGCTGCGGCCAACCATCCCTCATCCTGATTTTACACCAATTCTGAATTTAACTAACGGTAGTTCTGAGTCAGCGATTCGCCTGGGATTAGACAGGGATATGAGTAAACCTGTGGATGTGTTGGAAGTTGATGGTCATGCGACTTTGGAACAGGTGAATAAGTTAGAGCATATATTATGTTCGGATATGCCTTATTTATTAAATGTATGCGATCGCGAAAGTAATCCAGAATTGGGTAAAATTGCGGGTACAACTGGAGAAACACTGCAAAGTTATCCTTTAGCGCTGACTCAGTTGATTATTACCTACCATATGCTCAAAGCAACGCAAATGTATCAATAA